The following are encoded together in the Triticum dicoccoides isolate Atlit2015 ecotype Zavitan chromosome 6B, WEW_v2.0, whole genome shotgun sequence genome:
- the LOC119323792 gene encoding probable monogalactosyldiacylglycerol synthase 3, chloroplastic — translation MEAPTAAPRVRSIRETVLESVAAYHQQQRMRRRFRKSLSYAGELSSAGRAGASSSPSASLASLAGPEDDDEPFWEEEEGTVELVQLGANRAKNVLVLMSDTGGGHRASAEAIKDAFRIEFGDDYRVFVKDLCKDHAGWPLNNMESSYKFMVKHVQLWKVAFHGTSPRWVHNFYLAALASFYAKKVEAGLKKYKPDIIISVHPLMQHIPLWVLKWQGLQNRVVFATVITDLNTCHPTWFHADVNRCYCPSEEVAKRAELDDLKSSQIRVFGLPIRPSFCRAVLVKDDLRKELELDPDLPAVLLMGGGEGMGPVKKTAKALGDALFDKELGKPIGQLVVICGRNKTLSSSLQALEWKMPIKIRGFETQMEKWMGACDCIITKAGPGTIAEALIRGLPIILNDFIPGQEVGNVPYVVDNGAGVFSKSPKETAELVARWFGPGAEERKRMSENALKLAQPEAVFDIVRDIHELSQEQGVKAQISSSLTSSFFMPSPEASHCPSPIPLV, via the exons ATggaggcgccgacggcggcgccgcgggtGCGGTCGATCCGGGAGACGGTGCTGGAGAGCGTGGCGGCGTACCACCAGCAGCAGCGGATGCGCCGCAGGTTCCGCAAGAGCCTCTCCTACGCGGGGGAGCTCTCCTCCGCGGGCCGGGCCGGCGCCTCGTCCTCCCCGTCCGCCTCCCTCGCCTCGCTCGCCGGGCCCGAGGACGACGACGAGCCCttctgggaggaggaggagggcacgGTCGAGCTGGTCCAGCTCGGCGCCAACCGCGCCAAGAACGTCCTCGTCCTCATGAGCGACACCGGCGGCGGCCACCGCGCCTCCGCCGAGGCCATCAAGGACGCCTTCCGCATCGAATTCGGCGACGACTACCGG GTGTTCGTCAAGGACCTGTGCAAGGACCATGCCGGCTGGCCGCTCAACAACATGGAGAGCTCCTACAAGTTCATGGTGAAGCACGTGCAGCTCTGGAAGGTGGCCTTCCACGGCACATCGCCCCGATGGGTCCACAACTTCTACCTCGCCGCCCTCGCCTCCTTCTACGCCAA GAAGGTTGAGGCTGGATTGAAGAAGTACAAGCCAGACATAATAATTAGTGTTCACCCCCTCATGCAACACATTCCTCTATGGGTACTCAAATGGCAAGGTCTGCAGAACAGAGTAGTCTTCGCCACTGTCATCACCGACCTCAACACTTGCCACCCTACATG GTTCCATGCTGATGTAAATAGATGTTACTGCCCATCAGAGGAAGTAGCCAAGAGGGCAGAACTGGATGACCTAAAAAGTTCTCAGATCCGTGTGTTCGGTCTTCCCATTCGACCATCATTCTGCCGTGCTGTTCTTGTTAAG GATGATTTGCGGAAGGAACTTGAATTGGATCCTGACCTACCGGCAGTGTTGCTGATGGGAGGTGGAGAGGGCATGGGTCCTGTAAAGAAGACCGCAAAAGCCCTTGGAGATGCATTGTTTGACAAAGAGCTCGGAAAACCAATCGGGCAGCTTGTTGTCATTTGTGGTCGGAACAAAACACTGAGCTCCTCATTGCAGGCTCTTGAATGGAAAATGCCAATAAAG ATTAGAGGATTCGAGACCCAAATGGAGAAATGGATGGGGGCTTGTGATTGCATTATAACAAAG GCTGGACCAGGCACCATTGCTGAAGCCTTGATTAGGGGTCTTCCTATCATCCTTAATGACTTCATACCTGGACAG GAAGTCGGCAACGTCCCTTATGTCGTGGACAACGGCGCAGGCGTGTTCTCCAAGAGCCCCAAGGAAACTGCCGAACTTGTGGCCCGCTGGTTCGGTCCAGGCGCGGAGGAACGCAAGAGGATGTCGGAGAACGCGTTGAAATTGGCCCAGCCGGAAGCCGTGTTCGACATCGTGAGGGACATCCACGAGCTCTCCCAGGAGCAAGGGGTGAAGGCGCAGATCTCCAGCTCCCTGACATCGTCCTTCTTCATGCCATCTCCTGAAGCCAGCCATTGCCCAAGCCCCATCCCGCTCGTGTGA